In one Agrobacterium tumefaciens genomic region, the following are encoded:
- a CDS encoding LptF/LptG family permease produces the protein MKLLENYILRRTTQMFLVALLPVLAIIWTIQVLQRINLVTDTGQSMGSFMALATMILPTLIPVVLPFALVIGITQIFTAMNNDSELAIIDAAGAPRSIMFRPVLILAAVLSALSFTITNFIEPPARSSARQMVAAAYADLLSSVIEEKTFRTIQDGLYVQIAQRQGRILKGLFVADRRDPNFDLIYYAKEGMIDESGTSLTMRDGEVQQKTPDGKVSIVKFLSYAFDLSTMSEKQDSEPSLSPGDASLGFLLSPDENNASYKRSPENFRSELHKRLSDWMFAFAFALISLVIAADARSHREARMHPMVAALVTAFMLRWLGFYVTNQVKQSAAFIPLVYAVPGLSGAAAAFILITGRKPKMPKVIADAAGRLRRLFSSRLARSSGSGNA, from the coding sequence ATGAAGCTTCTCGAGAACTATATCCTGCGGCGGACAACGCAGATGTTTCTGGTCGCGCTGCTGCCAGTGCTCGCGATTATATGGACCATTCAGGTTCTCCAGAGAATCAATCTCGTCACCGATACCGGCCAGTCGATGGGCTCCTTCATGGCGCTCGCGACGATGATTCTCCCGACGCTGATCCCCGTTGTCCTGCCTTTCGCCCTCGTCATCGGCATCACCCAGATATTCACGGCGATGAACAATGATTCCGAGCTCGCCATCATCGATGCGGCAGGCGCGCCGCGTTCGATCATGTTTCGCCCGGTTCTCATTCTGGCCGCCGTTCTCAGCGCGCTTTCCTTTACCATCACCAATTTCATCGAGCCGCCTGCACGAAGCTCCGCACGGCAGATGGTGGCCGCGGCCTATGCCGACCTCCTGTCCTCGGTGATCGAGGAAAAGACCTTCCGCACCATTCAGGACGGCCTTTACGTGCAGATCGCCCAGCGCCAGGGCCGTATCCTCAAAGGCCTGTTCGTCGCCGACCGTCGCGATCCGAATTTCGACCTCATCTATTATGCGAAAGAAGGCATGATCGATGAAAGCGGCACGTCGCTAACCATGCGCGACGGCGAAGTGCAGCAGAAGACGCCGGACGGCAAGGTCTCGATCGTCAAGTTCCTGTCCTATGCTTTCGATCTTTCGACGATGTCGGAAAAGCAGGATTCGGAACCCTCGCTTTCTCCCGGCGATGCCAGCCTCGGCTTCCTTCTCTCGCCCGACGAAAACAATGCGAGTTACAAGCGCTCACCGGAGAACTTCCGCAGTGAATTGCACAAGCGGCTGTCGGACTGGATGTTCGCATTCGCTTTCGCACTGATCTCGCTGGTCATCGCCGCAGATGCCCGTTCGCATCGCGAGGCGCGTATGCATCCGATGGTCGCTGCGCTGGTGACGGCATTCATGCTTCGCTGGCTGGGCTTTTATGTTACCAATCAGGTCAAGCAGAGCGCGGCCTTCATTCCGCTGGTCTATGCCGTGCCGGGTCTCAGCGGCGCCGCTGCCGCCTTCATTCTCATTACGGGCCGCAAGCCGAAAATGCCGAAGGTCATCGCCGATGCGGCCGGTCGTCTGCGCCGTCTTTTCTCCAGCCGGCTGGCACGAAGCTCGGGGAGCGGTAACGCATGA
- a CDS encoding leucyl aminopeptidase, which yields MSAKFDISFANSASLENALAVTLQASGDAQAAAGASEADPGGVIARAAKISGFSAKSMATLDVIAPHGSSADRLLVIGLGKPAKLVAHDWLRAGGTAAANFKKADKVAIYLDAPGVEVGAQAAADFALGILLRAYSFDAYKTKKKSDDEKTPKKVEVVIVTAAHQEAEKAFAVSEAVAGGVILARDLVNLPPNVLGPVEFAEKAEELRKLGVEVEILGEKELKKLGMNALLGVAQGSARPPRLAVMQWNGGSKKDEPIAFVGKGVVFDTGGISLKPGLNMEDMKGDMGGAAAVTGLMHALAARKAKANVIGVIGLVENMPDGNAQRPGDIVTSMSGQTIEIINTDAEGRLVLADALWYTKEQFKPKFMINLATLTGAITVALGNLQAGLFSNDDELATRLAQAGEVTAEKLWRMPLGKDYDKIIDSKFADMKNSSGRLAGSVTAAQFLKRFVGETPWAHLDIAGTAMGSPLTEINQSWGSGYGVRLLNELVRAHYED from the coding sequence ATGTCCGCTAAATTCGATATTTCTTTCGCCAATTCCGCCTCGCTTGAAAACGCCCTTGCCGTTACGCTGCAGGCGTCGGGTGACGCACAGGCTGCTGCCGGCGCATCCGAAGCCGATCCAGGCGGCGTGATTGCCCGGGCGGCAAAGATTTCGGGCTTTTCCGCAAAATCGATGGCAACACTCGATGTGATCGCGCCGCACGGCTCGAGCGCCGACCGGCTTCTCGTCATCGGTCTCGGCAAGCCCGCGAAACTGGTCGCGCATGACTGGCTGCGCGCAGGCGGCACCGCCGCCGCCAACTTCAAAAAGGCCGACAAGGTTGCGATCTACCTCGATGCTCCGGGCGTCGAGGTTGGCGCGCAGGCGGCTGCGGATTTCGCGCTTGGCATTCTTTTGCGCGCCTACAGCTTCGATGCCTACAAGACCAAGAAGAAATCCGACGACGAAAAGACCCCGAAGAAAGTCGAGGTCGTCATCGTCACGGCCGCCCATCAGGAAGCGGAAAAGGCCTTTGCCGTGTCCGAAGCCGTTGCTGGCGGCGTGATTCTGGCGCGCGACCTCGTCAACCTGCCGCCGAACGTTCTTGGCCCGGTTGAGTTTGCCGAAAAGGCGGAAGAACTGCGCAAGCTTGGTGTCGAAGTCGAAATTCTCGGCGAGAAGGAATTGAAGAAGCTCGGCATGAACGCGCTTCTCGGCGTGGCGCAGGGCTCTGCGCGTCCGCCCCGGCTTGCGGTCATGCAGTGGAACGGCGGCTCCAAGAAGGACGAGCCCATCGCCTTTGTCGGCAAGGGCGTCGTTTTCGATACCGGCGGCATTTCGCTGAAACCCGGTCTCAACATGGAAGATATGAAGGGCGATATGGGTGGCGCTGCCGCTGTCACCGGCCTCATGCATGCGCTGGCGGCCCGCAAGGCGAAGGCGAATGTGATCGGTGTGATCGGTCTCGTCGAAAACATGCCTGATGGTAACGCCCAACGGCCCGGCGACATTGTCACCTCCATGTCCGGCCAGACCATTGAGATCATCAACACCGATGCCGAAGGCCGTTTGGTGCTGGCCGATGCGCTCTGGTACACCAAGGAGCAGTTCAAGCCGAAATTCATGATCAACCTCGCCACCTTGACAGGCGCGATCACGGTTGCGCTCGGCAATCTTCAGGCCGGCCTTTTCTCCAATGACGACGAGCTTGCAACGCGTCTTGCGCAGGCGGGCGAGGTCACGGCGGAAAAACTGTGGCGCATGCCGCTCGGCAAGGATTACGACAAGATCATTGATTCCAAGTTCGCCGACATGAAGAACAGCTCGGGTCGTCTGGCAGGTTCCGTTACCGCCGCGCAGTTCCTCAAGCGCTTCGTGGGCGAAACGCCATGGGCGCATCTCGACATCGCCGGCACCGCCATGGGATCGCCGCTGACGGAGATCAACCAGTCCTGGGGATCGGGTTATGGCGTGCGTCTGCTGAACGAGCTCGTTCGCGCCCATTACGAAGATTGA
- a CDS encoding DNA polymerase III subunit chi, producing the protein MTEILFYHLTESKLEDALPPLLEKSLERGWKVAIQTVDEERRDFLDTHLWTFRDDSFLPHATDSSSAPQSQPILLTASVGNANGASVRFLVDGAEPPAVETYERIVFMFDGYDAYQLEMARNHWKRLKTEGHALTYWQQSPEGRWQKKA; encoded by the coding sequence ATGACTGAAATTCTGTTCTACCATCTGACGGAATCGAAGCTGGAGGATGCGCTGCCGCCTTTGCTCGAGAAATCGCTGGAACGCGGCTGGAAGGTCGCGATCCAGACGGTGGACGAGGAGCGGCGCGATTTCCTCGACACCCATCTCTGGACCTTCCGTGACGACAGTTTTCTGCCGCACGCGACGGACAGCTCATCCGCACCACAAAGCCAGCCGATTCTTTTGACGGCGTCTGTCGGCAACGCCAACGGGGCGAGCGTGCGTTTTCTGGTCGATGGCGCCGAACCGCCGGCGGTGGAGACCTATGAGCGCATCGTTTTCATGTTCGACGGATATGATGCCTATCAACTCGAAATGGCGAGAAATCACTGGAAAAGGCTGAAGACCGAAGGTCATGCTTTGACCTATTGGCAGCAATCGCCGGAAGGGCGCTGGCAGAAGAAGGCCTGA
- a CDS encoding sensor domain-containing diguanylate cyclase has protein sequence MGQAISRPERETERLVAVRSIMSFKNAEMPELEVLSQLGQGVFDVPRAAVHIVDEDWLHIAEQAGMQLSECPRDLSICNRVIARQDVVVISDLTQHPDFRFMSYVKGGPELRSYAGAPIELEPGLVVGAFCLVDTVPRKFSHGEIDNLKHFALLAAALLRLQKANFTMSLAERELRDAAMTDPLTGFYNRKALEAIVDSQLGAALRENEAFGVLYLDLDGFKTINDTFGHPAGDRVLTAAAARIRNAIRAEDTVVRMGGDEFAIFIPRPSTSEVMNGLADRLLAAFREPFDVDGQAVGARLSIGGAIAPQAGSDRATLLRSVDEALYQAKKSGRDRFVSRAL, from the coding sequence ATGGGACAGGCGATATCGCGACCGGAGAGAGAAACCGAGCGTTTGGTCGCGGTTCGATCAATCATGTCCTTCAAGAATGCGGAAATGCCGGAGCTGGAAGTGCTGTCGCAACTGGGGCAGGGGGTTTTTGACGTACCGCGCGCAGCCGTGCATATCGTCGACGAAGATTGGCTCCATATTGCCGAACAGGCGGGGATGCAGCTTTCGGAATGCCCGCGCGATCTGTCTATCTGCAATCGCGTCATCGCCAGGCAGGATGTCGTGGTCATTTCCGATCTGACCCAGCACCCGGATTTCCGCTTCATGTCCTATGTAAAAGGCGGTCCGGAATTGCGTTCCTATGCCGGCGCTCCGATCGAGCTGGAACCCGGGCTGGTCGTCGGTGCCTTTTGCCTTGTCGATACGGTGCCGAGAAAATTCTCCCACGGCGAAATCGACAATCTGAAGCATTTCGCATTGCTGGCGGCTGCACTCCTGCGTCTTCAGAAAGCCAATTTCACGATGAGCCTGGCGGAGCGCGAATTGCGGGACGCGGCGATGACCGATCCGCTGACCGGCTTTTACAATCGCAAGGCGCTGGAGGCGATTGTCGACAGCCAGCTCGGCGCGGCCCTGCGGGAGAACGAGGCCTTCGGTGTACTTTATCTCGATCTCGATGGCTTCAAGACGATCAACGACACATTCGGCCACCCGGCGGGTGACCGGGTGCTGACCGCCGCTGCCGCACGCATTCGCAATGCAATCCGCGCCGAGGATACGGTGGTGCGCATGGGCGGCGACGAATTCGCCATTTTCATCCCCCGTCCCAGCACATCTGAGGTGATGAACGGGCTGGCCGACAGGCTTCTGGCCGCTTTCCGCGAACCCTTCGATGTCGACGGGCAGGCGGTCGGCGCCCGTCTCAGCATCGGCGGCGCAATCGCTCCGCAGGCGGGTTCGGACCGTGCCACGCTTTTGCGCAGTGTCGACGAGGCGCTGTATCAGGCCAAAAAATCAGGGCGCGACCGCTTCGTCAGCCGCGCCCTTTGA
- a CDS encoding Gfo/Idh/MocA family oxidoreductase: MSATKLAIVGVGKIVRDQHLPAIAGNPDFELIATASRHGTVDGVASYGTIEAMLEAVPQIEAVSLCMPPQYRYEAAYAALNAGKHVFLEKPPGATLSEVQDLVRLADSKGLSLFASWHSRYAPAVEAAKAFLASTTIDNVHVIWKEDVRHWHPNQAWIWQAGGLGVFDPGINALSIITHILPRALFLTKATLEFPENRDAPIAADLHFSDVTKMPVHAEFDWRQTGKQSWDIVAETAAGRMVLSEGGAKLSINGEEKLSQPEREYPALYERFAEIIKAGRSDVDLAPLTHVADAFLLGRHKFVDSFYD, from the coding sequence ATGTCAGCCACCAAGCTTGCCATTGTCGGCGTCGGCAAAATCGTTCGCGACCAGCATCTTCCAGCCATTGCAGGCAATCCGGATTTCGAATTGATCGCCACGGCGAGCCGCCACGGCACGGTGGATGGCGTGGCTTCCTACGGCACCATCGAGGCGATGCTGGAAGCTGTTCCGCAGATCGAGGCAGTATCGCTGTGCATGCCACCGCAATATCGTTACGAGGCCGCCTATGCCGCACTGAATGCGGGCAAGCATGTCTTTCTTGAAAAGCCGCCGGGTGCGACCCTTTCGGAGGTTCAGGACCTTGTCCGCCTTGCGGATTCCAAAGGCCTCTCGCTGTTTGCAAGCTGGCACTCGCGTTATGCGCCAGCGGTGGAAGCCGCAAAGGCGTTTCTCGCCTCGACGACAATCGACAATGTGCATGTGATCTGGAAAGAGGATGTGCGCCACTGGCACCCGAACCAGGCATGGATCTGGCAGGCGGGCGGTCTTGGCGTGTTCGACCCCGGCATCAATGCGCTGTCGATCATCACCCACATCCTGCCGCGCGCGCTGTTCCTGACCAAGGCCACCCTTGAGTTCCCGGAGAACCGTGACGCGCCCATCGCCGCCGACCTGCATTTTTCGGACGTGACGAAAATGCCGGTGCACGCCGAATTCGACTGGCGCCAGACCGGCAAGCAGAGCTGGGATATCGTTGCCGAAACCGCAGCCGGACGGATGGTTCTGTCGGAAGGCGGCGCGAAGCTTTCGATCAACGGCGAAGAGAAACTGTCGCAGCCGGAACGGGAATATCCGGCGCTTTACGAGCGCTTCGCGGAGATCATCAAGGCCGGGCGCTCGGACGTCGACCTTGCACCGCTAACCCATGTGGCTGACGCCTTCCTGCTCGGCCGCCACAAATTCGTGGATTCCTTCTACGACTGA
- a CDS encoding GGDEF domain-containing protein: MLFLLEDDRSSGFVQKVNESNRQFNTYGLVFGIILYNLYIFVDMTLVPEIIWLDLVVRLFIITPLLFLYFPARYYAVRLRPDAITHEALHALGCVIVVGSLMFIYANAQTAAASEYYMGIVTVVLYMNTIHRGPFQFAAMGTVGCMAVFIIGMQYVTVTSEVAKMPAIMCSVGISIVSLFAAYRIEEVDRRDYLASLREKTLLQRIQSANHELKQLSHTDQLTGIRNRRSFDEAADNASGNGGRPRALILLDVDYFKNYNDSEGHVAGDDCLRMIAGRLRGALRKDDDDRSFVARYGGEEFVVLLDNCAAPAALAVGERLRLAVSDGAIRHPSRPDGLAIVTVSLGIAVSIDGREITSEMLNRADVALYEAKRQGRDRLVLATGHSGAIAGPTEFAGAESAPVT; the protein is encoded by the coding sequence ATGTTATTTTTACTTGAGGATGACCGTTCGTCCGGCTTCGTTCAGAAAGTCAACGAAAGCAATCGTCAATTCAATACATATGGATTGGTTTTCGGCATCATCCTCTATAATCTGTACATATTCGTCGACATGACGCTGGTGCCCGAGATCATCTGGCTGGATCTCGTCGTCCGGTTGTTCATTATCACGCCGCTCCTGTTCCTTTATTTTCCCGCGCGCTATTATGCGGTACGGTTACGACCCGATGCGATCACCCATGAAGCGCTTCACGCGCTGGGTTGTGTTATCGTCGTCGGATCGCTGATGTTCATATATGCTAATGCGCAGACCGCGGCGGCGAGCGAATATTACATGGGCATCGTCACGGTCGTTCTTTACATGAATACGATCCATCGTGGACCGTTTCAGTTTGCCGCTATGGGAACGGTCGGATGCATGGCCGTTTTCATCATCGGCATGCAATATGTGACGGTGACGAGCGAGGTGGCCAAAATGCCGGCGATCATGTGTTCGGTCGGCATCAGCATTGTTTCATTATTCGCGGCCTATCGCATCGAAGAAGTTGATCGGCGGGATTATCTGGCGTCACTACGTGAAAAGACGCTGTTGCAACGTATTCAAAGTGCCAATCATGAGCTTAAGCAGCTTTCGCATACCGATCAGCTGACCGGAATTCGCAACCGTCGCAGTTTTGATGAGGCGGCGGACAACGCTTCCGGCAATGGCGGGAGGCCACGGGCGCTCATCCTTCTCGATGTCGACTATTTCAAGAATTACAATGATTCAGAGGGGCATGTGGCGGGTGATGATTGTTTGCGAATGATTGCCGGCAGACTGCGCGGAGCGCTCCGCAAGGATGATGACGACAGAAGTTTCGTCGCGCGTTATGGCGGCGAGGAATTCGTGGTTTTGCTCGACAATTGCGCCGCGCCCGCAGCGCTTGCCGTCGGGGAAAGGCTGAGACTGGCCGTGTCCGACGGGGCCATAAGGCATCCGAGCCGTCCCGACGGGCTCGCCATCGTCACCGTCAGTCTGGGAATAGCAGTTTCGATCGATGGCAGGGAAATAACATCGGAAATGTTGAACCGGGCAGATGTTGCGCTTTACGAGGCGAAGCGTCAGGGCCGTGACCGGCTGGTTCTGGCCACCGGGCATAGCGGGGCGATTGCGGGCCCGACAGAGTTCGCCGGTGCCGAATCCGCCCCGGTAACATAG
- a CDS encoding EAL domain-containing protein, translated as MMELIATQAAASAAELPFLLLQAAAVVGMVSVLILLRRDIALDDPRYKVYYGIIFGVAGFLLTLLVSEFIKLPSKPYIRSDLLFMAGVLGSWQGGLISLVLVAAGRFVFGGPVLFFAAFQDMVVISACGILMYGWMSKRRLNDLGLLDILGVFAVRFVAVLLAISLSFGLGLIDQSLFLTAIGRRTIGAVAVGLPMIACLFILLRSEARAREEVKNRETAARTDSLTGLPNRRALKDHIETATRLDPAVPHALVLIEIVNIADVAACEGEDWGDLFWPRLAQEICDDDNGLLSKSNAPRSFMFGDTTLAVVLRGIALEKSEGTRLMMRLHDGLSAFSRSTGAGPAPYLKIGAANLDMLSRQNVASFLRHLSLALKGGENPVQIFPFSFAEKATRDEGVRQMLVSWIKSGEPPIYYQPKFEMHNRRMIGAEALLRAVDVRGQPLSPYYVLEIAERHRLLVEFEWSTIEAVVRDLADLHSLDPDFHLAVNISASSFASPRFADRVVALLDRMAVPAHRLSIEVTEMSRIPTTDIVQQNFDRLSAAGVRLSLDDFGTGYAALTLLARFPFEEVKIDHWMTSRLDQSRFREAIALAFESAERYGAKLVTEGIETEEQSRLLMQMGIRFGQGYLYSPAVPLERLQPRRECA; from the coding sequence ATGATGGAATTGATCGCCACCCAGGCGGCGGCATCCGCCGCCGAGCTTCCATTTCTGCTGCTCCAGGCCGCCGCCGTCGTCGGCATGGTGTCGGTGCTGATCCTTTTGCGGCGAGACATAGCCCTCGATGACCCACGTTACAAAGTCTATTACGGCATCATATTCGGCGTTGCCGGTTTTTTGCTGACGCTGCTGGTCTCCGAATTCATCAAGCTGCCCTCCAAACCCTATATCCGCTCGGACCTCCTGTTCATGGCGGGGGTGCTGGGATCCTGGCAGGGCGGATTGATCAGTCTTGTACTTGTCGCCGCCGGGCGCTTCGTTTTCGGCGGCCCCGTTCTGTTTTTCGCCGCCTTCCAGGATATGGTGGTCATATCGGCTTGCGGGATCCTGATGTATGGCTGGATGAGCAAACGCCGCCTCAACGATCTCGGGCTTCTGGATATTCTCGGTGTTTTCGCGGTCCGGTTCGTTGCCGTACTACTTGCCATTTCCCTGTCATTCGGTCTGGGCCTGATCGACCAGTCGCTGTTTCTGACCGCGATCGGCCGCCGCACTATCGGTGCGGTCGCCGTAGGCCTGCCGATGATCGCCTGCCTCTTCATTTTGCTCCGCAGCGAAGCGCGGGCGCGTGAAGAGGTGAAAAACCGCGAAACCGCAGCCCGTACGGATTCATTGACAGGCCTGCCCAACAGGCGCGCCCTCAAGGATCATATCGAGACGGCGACGCGGCTCGACCCAGCCGTTCCGCACGCTCTCGTGCTGATCGAAATCGTCAATATCGCCGATGTCGCCGCCTGTGAGGGCGAAGATTGGGGCGATCTTTTCTGGCCTAGGCTGGCGCAGGAAATCTGCGACGATGACAACGGCCTGCTGTCGAAATCAAATGCGCCACGCAGCTTCATGTTCGGCGATACGACGCTTGCTGTCGTCCTGCGGGGAATTGCGCTCGAAAAGTCGGAAGGGACGAGATTGATGATGCGTCTCCACGATGGGCTGAGCGCATTTTCCAGATCGACGGGGGCAGGACCGGCTCCGTATCTGAAAATCGGTGCCGCCAACCTCGATATGCTTTCCCGGCAGAATGTCGCCTCCTTCCTCCGGCATCTCAGTCTGGCGCTGAAGGGAGGCGAAAACCCGGTGCAGATTTTCCCCTTTTCTTTCGCCGAGAAAGCGACAAGGGACGAGGGGGTGCGGCAGATGCTGGTCAGCTGGATCAAATCCGGCGAGCCGCCGATCTATTATCAGCCGAAATTTGAAATGCATAATCGCCGCATGATTGGCGCGGAGGCCCTTTTACGGGCGGTGGACGTGCGCGGACAGCCGCTCTCGCCCTATTATGTGCTGGAGATTGCCGAGCGCCACCGGCTGCTGGTGGAGTTCGAGTGGTCGACGATCGAAGCCGTTGTCCGCGATCTCGCCGACCTGCATAGCCTCGATCCGGATTTTCACCTGGCGGTGAATATTTCCGCCTCGTCCTTTGCCTCGCCACGTTTCGCAGACCGGGTCGTGGCGCTTCTGGACAGAATGGCGGTGCCGGCGCATCGCCTGTCGATCGAGGTGACGGAGATGAGCAGGATACCCACCACGGACATCGTGCAGCAGAATTTCGACAGGCTGAGCGCTGCCGGCGTACGGCTGTCGCTGGATGATTTCGGCACGGGTTACGCCGCACTCACCCTGCTGGCGAGGTTCCCCTTCGAGGAGGTCAAGATCGATCACTGGATGACCTCCCGGCTCGACCAGTCAAGGTTCAGGGAGGCCATCGCGCTCGCTTTCGAAAGCGCCGAACGTTACGGCGCCAAGCTGGTGACGGAAGGCATCGAAACGGAGGAGCAGAGCAGGCTTCTCATGCAGATGGGCATCCGTTTCGGCCAGGGTTACCTCTATTCACCTGCCGTGCCGCTTGAGCGATTGCAGCCGCGCAGGGAATGCGCCTAG
- a CDS encoding two-component sensor histidine kinase, which produces MFENNDAGNDRPGKPLPETAAARATGASPSLRIVADAASGRQGMPGDPRLPAARSLLRTLLVWALFMVAVISALAAYQYVSLLGELERQSDALQAEASRRADQHDAHVTALSAVVQAEQGANHSLLLEVAAPILQFYPRIDEVQLVSLNGESPAIGTRPLEDELATAIRKAASVFTGRPALLASAFRPGHYMIVKRSPNSETASKVLVLAVDSAGLLASDAPFWSSKQAVIRLKMPDGTVLFGQQEPTEKPQYVRQLSSASQPLLLEVALSITWRDLLPGRALLAGVTGASVIFLFGIVMARQRTRMRVAERRAELSGMEARLTHASRVNALGEMASGLAHELTQPLTAILAQAQAGRRLLARHDLATLSGALDDMVEQARCASNMLDRFRNWSLPHRQPAVAHDLRVALRNVDALLAGEAARQHVVIDIAVTDVPLAVRVDPVEIEQVMFNLLRNALDSLGSSEVRGVVTATLSRQGDFAVLEVTDNGPGVAPELRDRLFTPFATTKNNGMGLGLALSQRLVERANGEILYVGGEKGAVFRVVLPMAEAQRP; this is translated from the coding sequence ATGTTTGAAAACAACGACGCTGGGAACGACAGACCCGGCAAACCTTTGCCAGAGACAGCGGCCGCGCGGGCAACGGGTGCCAGCCCATCCCTGCGCATTGTCGCTGATGCTGCGTCCGGTCGCCAGGGCATGCCGGGCGACCCGCGCCTGCCTGCCGCACGGTCCTTGCTCAGGACGCTGCTGGTCTGGGCGCTTTTTATGGTGGCGGTTATTTCCGCCCTGGCGGCTTATCAATATGTGAGCCTGCTTGGCGAACTGGAGCGGCAGAGCGATGCCCTGCAGGCTGAGGCCTCGCGCCGCGCGGACCAGCACGACGCCCATGTGACCGCGCTTTCGGCGGTGGTGCAGGCGGAGCAGGGTGCCAACCACAGCCTGCTGCTCGAAGTGGCGGCGCCGATCCTGCAGTTTTACCCGCGTATCGACGAAGTCCAGCTGGTTTCCCTCAACGGCGAAAGTCCTGCCATCGGTACCCGGCCGCTGGAAGATGAACTGGCGACGGCGATCCGCAAGGCGGCATCGGTCTTTACCGGCCGGCCCGCATTGCTGGCGAGCGCGTTCAGGCCCGGGCACTATATGATCGTCAAACGCAGCCCCAACAGCGAGACGGCGTCGAAAGTGCTGGTGCTTGCCGTGGACAGTGCGGGACTTTTGGCCTCCGATGCGCCATTCTGGTCGTCGAAACAGGCCGTGATCCGGCTGAAAATGCCGGATGGTACAGTGCTGTTCGGTCAGCAGGAACCGACTGAAAAACCGCAATATGTCCGGCAGCTGAGCAGCGCCAGCCAGCCGCTGCTTCTGGAAGTTGCCCTGTCCATCACCTGGCGGGACCTTTTACCCGGCCGGGCTCTGCTGGCGGGGGTGACGGGCGCCAGTGTCATTTTTCTCTTCGGCATCGTGATGGCAAGACAGAGGACGCGCATGCGGGTCGCCGAAAGGCGGGCCGAACTGAGCGGCATGGAAGCAAGGCTCACCCATGCGTCGCGCGTCAATGCGCTGGGCGAGATGGCCAGTGGCCTGGCACATGAACTGACCCAGCCCCTGACGGCGATATTGGCGCAGGCGCAGGCAGGCCGCCGGCTTCTTGCCCGTCATGACCTGGCAACACTTTCCGGGGCTCTGGATGACATGGTCGAACAGGCGCGATGCGCTTCCAACATGCTCGACCGCTTCCGCAACTGGTCTCTGCCGCACCGCCAGCCGGCGGTGGCGCATGACCTGCGCGTGGCGCTACGCAATGTCGATGCGCTGCTGGCCGGTGAGGCGGCGCGCCAGCATGTGGTTATCGATATCGCCGTGACGGACGTGCCGCTTGCCGTTAGAGTCGACCCGGTGGAAATCGAGCAGGTGATGTTCAATCTCCTGCGCAACGCCCTCGATTCTCTCGGTAGCTCGGAGGTGAGAGGCGTAGTCACTGCCACTCTAAGCCGGCAGGGCGATTTTGCGGTGCTGGAAGTCACTGACAATGGCCCCGGTGTCGCGCCGGAACTGCGCGACCGGCTGTTTACGCCTTTTGCAACCACAAAAAACAACGGCATGGGACTGGGACTTGCGCTCAGCCAAAGGCTGGTGGAGCGCGCCAACGGTGAAATCCTTTATGTCGGCGGTGAAAAGGGTGCCGTTTTCCGGGTTGTCCTGCCCATGGCGGAGGCGCAAAGGCCATGA
- a CDS encoding response regulator transcription factor: MTLPVYLVDDDAAVRKALILLLSTVGIKARGFADPMVFLGQLPSLEPGCLILDIRMPAITGLKLQEKLLQEGVDWPVIIISGHGNIDACRRAFRNGAVDFLSKPVDEQDLIDAIQKAHQTLARTLDAKAQQAETVALLSLLTAREREILERIALGFTSRQIADGLGLSPRTVDSHRAAIGLKLGTTSQAEMTRLWLEGGGDR; the protein is encoded by the coding sequence ATGACGTTGCCCGTCTATCTTGTTGATGACGATGCGGCGGTGCGCAAGGCGCTGATCCTCCTGTTGTCCACCGTTGGCATCAAGGCGAGGGGCTTTGCCGATCCCATGGTTTTTCTCGGGCAATTACCGAGCCTCGAGCCGGGCTGCCTCATCCTCGACATCCGCATGCCGGCGATCACCGGCTTGAAGCTGCAGGAAAAGCTGTTGCAGGAAGGTGTCGACTGGCCCGTCATCATCATTTCCGGCCATGGCAATATCGATGCCTGCCGCCGTGCCTTTCGCAACGGCGCGGTGGATTTCCTCTCCAAGCCCGTGGATGAGCAGGATCTGATCGACGCGATCCAGAAGGCGCATCAGACGCTTGCCCGGACGCTGGATGCAAAGGCGCAGCAGGCCGAGACCGTGGCGCTGTTGTCGCTGCTGACAGCCCGTGAGCGGGAGATACTCGAACGGATCGCGCTCGGATTTACCAGCCGCCAGATTGCCGATGGGCTTGGCCTGTCGCCGCGCACGGTCGACAGCCATCGCGCCGCCATCGGCCTCAAGCTCGGAACCACATCACAGGCGGAAATGACAAGGCTGTGGCTGGAGGGCGGCGGGGATCGCTAG